The Scomber scombrus chromosome 19, fScoSco1.1, whole genome shotgun sequence DNA window ACCACATATTCATTACAAATAAGAAATTGAAACTGACCACCAACTGCAATTAGTACTGCAGTTACCAACAGTCTTTGATTTCACATGATTTTAGCTTTTTATCTCGTGGTCGTCTTTGCttggttaaaaataataaactcaaCGTAGCTCAGTGCTTTGCTCAGTGCGCTTTAGTTGTTTTCTTAAGCTATAAGCGAAGGATTGGTTAAGGGGAAAGGAATTGGTAACATGCCCTTCTGCTTCTCTCATCACTGTGTTGATGTCTTATTGTGTGTGTCCAAGGCAACAGTAGTGAAGTGCTTCTGATGTTTGGGATTATGAAGCCTCCACATTAAACCCCTAGAGCACTTGTTTAGCCTATCTATCAGGATGACAACAAGCATCTAGATTATCTGATTAGTGCCATATAGGCTGGCTGGCGTGTGTGGACTGGCAAACCAGCAGCTTAACACCATTTCAGCCATGGCATGAGGGCCTTCACTCCCCTGGTTTCACTTTTATACAGAATAAATGCGCAGGTTAGTCTGCAAGTAATAAGAATCATTTTCTGCGAGAAGCTTCACCATTGAAGTAGCAGTTATCTTatatcatgttgtgtttttgtctttgcctTTTTGAAGATTAGTATTAGCTCCATCCTGACTCACATGAAAAGGATTATGTTTTGGTGGTTTGAATGATACAGTTGGTATCACAGCATGACCCTACTCTCTTCATCTAATGGGAATGTGTTGGAACTCTTAAAACAAAAACCCCCCAAAGGCTATGGGTAGTGTAACACTATTTTGTTCTGAGCCCCAATATTATGTAACATTTTGTTGTCGCAAGACTAAACCCAGACACAACATTGTTTTATCATGTGACTAACATTAAACGTCTTGCCTCATTCATACAAGAGACTGAAAAACTtcagttctttcttttcttttgccttTGCTCCCTGTGCTCGAATGTAGACATGTACCTAatggtgtgtctgtgtctgtgtctgtgcctATGTTTGTGCGTTTGTCTCTTAGCTGCCACAGATTCTCCGATATCCAAGCCTACTCCTCTGTACGGCCAACCATCCTGGTGGGGGGAGGATGAGGACAACAACAAGCACAACAGAGGTGGAAAATCGCCAGAACAGGAGTCTCCAGGTCAGAGAATGtgtcttgtatttttattatgtgtaCAAGCCACTGACTTAATTATGGCTTAATTTATACtgatgtgtttatatatttaaagcTAAACATAATTTTATACTGCAGAGTTATTTGTCCTCTAATTGATTGGATATTCCCACATGTGGGAATTTGATcctaatttgaaatgacatgcTTTTCTGTGGCATTGCTATCCGATGCCCTGTATGGGTCACTGAGAGATGGATGGTGTTAAGCCCAAGGCAGGTCTCTGGTTGCCAGTTGTGGACGGTTAGCCAGATCATACTATGCCAGGCCAGTGGGTAGTGCCTGTCTGCCTCGTGATGGATTATGACCCACTAAGCTGCTGGAGGGGGGAGGAACAGTGATTGTTTGCCTCATGTTGCCCAGGCTAAAACAGATTATTCCTGCTCAGCTACCCTCCGCTGGACTCTGAGCTCCTGAAGTGATATTGGCCACATCCAACTGGCACCCAAAGAGCAACTGACTGatttgttttctcagttttacaGCTGGAATCTGCGTGTTATTCATGGTACCCAGTTTCAGAGATTGTGTAACTGTGACGTTCCAATCATCTCAATCAGTTTCTTTTCTTACTTCTGAAGTTTGAGTTTTAGGAACTTGAAACAAAATAACATATCACATAGATATGCTTCTATAATTAATGTCTAAATAGTATTCTTTCTGTAGTTGTGGATTACAATGTGTTGAACCATCATTAATGCTTTCTGaaatgtgtatttactgtaatcTCATCATCTTTTAACGCTAACAGAGCCTGCTAAAGATGGGTCCAGATATGAGGTCAATGGTTCTCTGTCTGACAGTCAGGCCAAGTCCATCTTCTCCTACCGCAGGGAGGCCAGCTACTTTGAGATCCCAACAAAGGAGCACCAGCAGCCTTCTCCTAAGAAACCTGAGTCGCAAGTTCATGAAGTTCCAACTAAGGACAGTCCAGATCCCTCCCAGTCTGTCCCCTCTACCACCACACCTTCTGCGGTCCAAAGCCATGCCTCCTTCACCATTGAATTTGATGACTGCTCACCAGGCAAAATTAAGATCAAGGACCACGTGACTAAGTTCTCTTTCCGACAACAGCGAAAACTACCTTCCATAGATGTTGTTACCACACCCACTGAGATGATGTCAGCAGAAAGCAAAGTTGCTGATTGGCTGGTCCAAAGCAATGCTAGCATGATAAGGAAGAGGTCACAGACTGAAGACACGTATAGCACCAACAGTGATCCGTCACTTCTAAAGATGACCAAGGGTGAGTCTTTTTATGCAAAGTCTGTTTATGTCTACTAAGACTGGCTTTAATAGAAATAATGTGTCAACTCTCAAGCTCACTTGTTGTCCTTCCATCATCAGAAAACCACGGTGAGGATGGTACTCAAAGTGATTCAGGGAATCATGCAACCAATGGAAAAGATTTTCTACAATCAGAACCTCAGATTGGGTCCCAGGTGTCTCCGCAACCCCTGAGAGCCTCCCCACCACAACGCTTCTCCCCTGACTCTGAGGAGCCTTTGTCTTACTCTCCTCCAGAGTCTCAGTCCCTTTCCAGTCTTGGCAAGGCTGATCCTCAACAAGCCTTTATCATTGAGTTCTTTGATGATAACTCAAGAAAGAAGCGTTCCCAGTCCTTCACCAGTAACACTGCCCTGCCTGATCCACCAGGCCTCAGGGCCCAGCtggagaagacaaagaaaagcttgaGCCCAAATGGGGAGAAACATGTCCAATCTTCAGCCTCCACCACTCCCCCAACCCAAAGATATACGATCCCCCTAAAGGGTTCTGCTTCCACAGGTCCCCAAAGAGCTGGCTCTCTAAGAAGGGAGAAGACAGAGGACCGGATCAGTAGCAAGTATTCCTCTCgctcttcatcctctctttctGCAAGGCCTTTTAGCAGTGTGGGACGGAGATCCAAACTCACCCAGGAATTTAGTACTGAATTGCTTAGACAAACAAGGCAGGCCTCTACTGCCACCTGGGAGAAAAATACAACCAGTCCCCCAACAAAATCCCAAAAGGGGACGAAAGTGGTATCACAGTCTGATCAGGGGTCCCCTAGCCCTCCTCCATCTAATGCTCCCTATCAGCCCCAGACCTCCTCCCCTATCCACCAGCCTGTTTCCCTCAAAGCTCCAGTGATGCCCCTGTCATCTCAGAGCATGGAAGTCAAGAGCCCCCATGGTGGCCCCAGAAACGAAGAGGAGGACAGTCTGAGTGACGCAGGAACCTACACCGTTGAAGCTGATATCCAAGATAAAGAGATAGAAGTGGCAAGGAGCAAAATTGATCAGGCAAGTTTCTTTCTACATTTAATGTTTGTCATGTTTGAATGATCACTATCGGTTGAAATGAGACTTCAATCAGAATGTTTGCTTTGCAGTTCATCAGCTTCATCTGTCTCTTGGGACAAAGTCCATTTCAGAATGGGCCATGGACATTGGCTGTCCCAATGTCTCCATTCCTGCACTCATCCACTTGCAATGCTTTGTTCCTGACAGGTGTTTGGTGTTGTTGAGAGCCCAGAGCGAACCAACAAGACTGAAGCAGAAACATCAGCAACATTTAGGCCTGGTTTTGTTCAGGGCAGGGAGCAGCATAGGCAGAGTAGCTGTGGGGAGGTGAGGCCAACTCCAGAACAGGGACAGAGTCTGTTAAAGGTAAACGTTCCTGTTCAGGATGGGATCCATAAATAGGTGgaataatcaatcattttacCACCAGTTCTTAAGGCAACTAATGAATTTGTTGGATCAGTAGgctataaacatttaaatgggtAAATCAGCATGCATTGCTGTCTTGATTTGGCTCCTTGGTGTTTCCTCCCTTTTATGGTGTATCTCTCTTTTGATTTCTAGATTTGCCTCATTGCACAGATTCTGGGTTCTCattgttcagttttttcttctaaccaaatataaagaaaaaaaatcaatggttTTGTGGATCTTGTTCTATATACTTAAACATCTTATTCTCTTCATTATATTAGATTTGTTTCCTACTAAGGGAATCTGTACTTTCTTCAAttatattttatctattttgtGGATACTGAATAAGTTTTATGTTTTCTCATGCAGGTAAAGCCAGCAGGTGCAGTGTTACAGGGGGCTCCTAAGTGGATGTCTTGCTGGGCCAGCTTGGCAGACAGCTACACAGAATCTGGCCCTTTGTCTGGCCTCTTTGACACCCCTTCCCAGATGGAGCTGTCAGGAGGGGGTAAGCCACCTGACGAGACATTAGTCTATTTGAAATGTTAATGAGACGCCCTGATGAATATGAATGATATTCCGTTTCAGTATGTGTGGTTAATATGCATTAAAACTGTTTCACTTCAGCACGAGGTACAAACGTCCACAAGGCGACGCTCAGCAGAAGCCATGACAGCGGTGACTCTGAAGGCTCAAGAGCTCGACGCATCCTGCCCCAGGTACCGCAGGGGGAGAAGAATGACATTCCAGCTCCCAGCATTCATGTTCATTATGACCCACATTCAACCTTTAATGTAGAGGAGAATAGTTTGGTGGCCCCCAGGTCCCAGGAAAGCATTCATAGGTTATCAGTGCAGGATGACGTAGAGCCTGACAGTCTGAGTGATGCCAGCAAGTCAGATGACAGTTCCATCATTGAGCAGAGGAGACTGCTGTCAGacacagaagagaagaaaaatgaggaCAAGCCCAAACTCCCAGCCAAGTCTACATCATTCTACATCGGGTCAGAGGAGGCTGTGTGCCGACCAGAACGAGGAGGCTCAAAACCGAACACTCCTAAGGCTGAGAGAAAACAACCAACCAAAACATTCTCAACGGCCACCCTGACCAAACAGAGAGGTAACCAGGACTCTGGGAAAGTCAAGCCCAGCATGTCAGCTCCAATCCTGGGCCAGGGGACACAGAGCAACGACTTTAAAGAAGGTACAGTATCCCCATTAATCAGACAAGAGAGCTTCACCAAGGAGCGGCCTAGCAATGCCAGATTGCCCAACATCTCTAGTGAGCCTCCTCAAAGAGATCCAGACCCCAACTTATTCCAGGGATCCTGCAAACAGGACACTCATTCTTACCTCAAACAGACAGAAGATGTTCTGGCTGTTCTGGAGGCCAAGCTCCAAGCAGGACAACCAGAAACAACTCCGTCTCCTATAATGGACTCTTTCTCTGGGGAGTCTGATGTAGATACCTCCAGCACAGTCAGCCAGCATAGCAATAAGACCAAGCCAATCACACTGACTAAAAAACCCTCTATTAGTAGCTTTCACAGGGAGAGGTCTTCAGCCAGTATAGCTAGTCAGGACTCAAACCACCAGTCCTCCACTTCTGAGCGCCTGTCAGAAAAACGGCGCTCTCAGGGAACAGACAGCAACGTTAAAACTGAGTCTGTGAGGAGACCAGTTGGACTTAGACGTAGTGCTGGGAAACGCGGCTCCACAGACCTCAGTGATGACCCTCACAGCTCCAGTGTACCTTACTCTGATCAAGAGTCAAACACCCACCAAACCCGCAAGAAATACACTGTGTCCCTTCAAAAGGAGGACACCAAGAGCTCCCGAGTGTTGACTCGCGCTAACAGCTTGTCAGCCCCAAGACCCACCAGGGCATCCATGCTTCGGAGGGCTCGCCTTGGCGAAGCCTCTGACAACGAGGGTACTGAGACTGACAGGCTGTCCCAGGAGGCAGACAACATCCAAGCTAAGCAGCCCCAGGAAAACAAGAAACTCTCCAGGTTGGATATGCTGGCGATGCCTCGTAAGCGGACGAGCTCATTCAACACACCCAGCGACACCGAGACCTCCTCCACCCCACAGTGGACAGGCAAGAGCACAGGATTCTCCAACCGTAGCACAGAGTATGGCAGCAGCTCGGTCCGCAGGGCCTCTGCTCCGGGCCCGAAACCTGTAGAAAGGCCACAGAAAGCAGCTCTCAACAGGACACCAGTCACTCGCGTACGTTCCAGCAGTGCCAAATATGCCAGTAGCACAGCAAGTGAgtaatacaaacaaacacacacacacacacacacacacatacatacatacacacacacacacacatacacatacacatacacatacctgTTTCACTAAGTGTAAAATATCTGACTGCTATAACAATTTACTCGTGTTTTAGTTGAACCAGTATCCTAGATAAGAAATGACTTTATGCCTGGAGTGAAGCGTTACAAGGTCTGTCAATGAACTACAGTGGTGAACTGGTTTGATACATTCATAGGCCTCTACTGTATTTCTCAGCAAATTACATTTAAGTTCTGTACTTTTTCAATTTAAGTTTTGTGTGAAGGGAACTGACTCAGGATTTTTTACTAACTCTAACCCAATAACACCTACATTCTTGCTACTATACCTttgataaaataagattttgttcatttgcaCAATGTTCTCATATGGTGCATGGCAATCTACAATCCTGCCTTTATTTACAATCCTGTTATATGAGAATATTGTGGCCATGATAATTAAAATACTACCTCTGTATTTGGCATAATGTGCTTAATGGTGCATAACACTGTTCTCAGTGTGGTTCTTATCCAATACTAAACTGCTGTGCTGTTGAAGTCACCATGCTCATTTTGAgtttgtgaagaaaaaaaatgtaagaaatcaAGAAA harbors:
- the cep170ba gene encoding centrosomal protein of 170 kDa protein B gives rise to the protein MSVTSWFLVSSSGTRHRLPREMIFVGRDDCELMLQSRSVDKQHAVINYDPNTDEHMVKDLGSLNGTFVNDLRIPDQTYIILKLSDVIRFGYDAHVYILEKSQHKVPEEALKHEKYTSQLQLSLKALEAKVKEKQQLQSSEKSKDAISNVKPQDRTERRAQSLTAATDSPISKPTPLYGQPSWWGEDEDNNKHNRGGKSPEQESPEPAKDGSRYEVNGSLSDSQAKSIFSYRREASYFEIPTKEHQQPSPKKPESQVHEVPTKDSPDPSQSVPSTTTPSAVQSHASFTIEFDDCSPGKIKIKDHVTKFSFRQQRKLPSIDVVTTPTEMMSAESKVADWLVQSNASMIRKRSQTEDTYSTNSDPSLLKMTKENHGEDGTQSDSGNHATNGKDFLQSEPQIGSQVSPQPLRASPPQRFSPDSEEPLSYSPPESQSLSSLGKADPQQAFIIEFFDDNSRKKRSQSFTSNTALPDPPGLRAQLEKTKKSLSPNGEKHVQSSASTTPPTQRYTIPLKGSASTGPQRAGSLRREKTEDRISSKYSSRSSSSLSARPFSSVGRRSKLTQEFSTELLRQTRQASTATWEKNTTSPPTKSQKGTKVVSQSDQGSPSPPPSNAPYQPQTSSPIHQPVSLKAPVMPLSSQSMEVKSPHGGPRNEEEDSLSDAGTYTVEADIQDKEIEVARSKIDQASFFLHLMFVFGVVESPERTNKTEAETSATFRPGFVQGREQHRQSSCGEVRPTPEQGQSLLKVKPAGAVLQGAPKWMSCWASLADSYTESGPLSGLFDTPSQMELSGGARGTNVHKATLSRSHDSGDSEGSRARRILPQVPQGEKNDIPAPSIHVHYDPHSTFNVEENSLVAPRSQESIHRLSVQDDVEPDSLSDASKSDDSSIIEQRRLLSDTEEKKNEDKPKLPAKSTSFYIGSEEAVCRPERGGSKPNTPKAERKQPTKTFSTATLTKQRGNQDSGKVKPSMSAPILGQGTQSNDFKEGTVSPLIRQESFTKERPSNARLPNISSEPPQRDPDPNLFQGSCKQDTHSYLKQTEDVLAVLEAKLQAGQPETTPSPIMDSFSGESDVDTSSTVSQHSNKTKPITLTKKPSISSFHRERSSASIASQDSNHQSSTSERLSEKRRSQGTDSNVKTESVRRPVGLRRSAGKRGSTDLSDDPHSSSVPYSDQESNTHQTRKKYTVSLQKEDTKSSRVLTRANSLSAPRPTRASMLRRARLGEASDNEGTETDRLSQEADNIQAKQPQENKKLSRLDMLAMPRKRTSSFNTPSDTETSSTPQWTGKSTGFSNRSTEYGSSSVRRASAPGPKPVERPQKAALNRTPVTRVRSSSAKYASSTASSRRRQKGSDYTSTSDEEYDSNQSTPKHKRSQPSSASHSPRSHPRSQPVVALRPKPRCRDSEDENHEGDAFHNWSSHSAEIARLSQDLAKDLAILAREIHDVAGDGDPQSSAMESGVPVSTVTAHEQLVHHIPEAGLNYQRVPPNSASTMDTDQNLSDREQSSRQRARKREEAIVDNLMLNPVSQIIAAIRENTEQLAEKIKVLFQDRMDVWEEIESKVNSDSEVPVVKTSNKEITSILKELRRVQRQLEVINTVVEPGGPEETRASSSSGVRLSRSSSSRDWRTVHSASKRGGGPRPSESVRRAAVTPDDLREGYLV